In Niallia sp. FSL W8-0635, one genomic interval encodes:
- a CDS encoding glycosyltransferase, which produces MNLKPNIYMAVYEINDKKGGMTTAMLNRSKMFYDSGYEADIVTFDFNPDYDSVRTKLIKSKKMDERTNILNLHEDLKNENTKRKSINKKIYNQNVPLKEANKQEAVDSNNPSIVRYFSNGIYEKYKKYDKKGNLKVIDFFNETRQRTKRIKFNSNKSVQIIFTYDPIHNKVNSERYYTNDGYCYLVKWYSSNSENPISIFLFDRETKTTYQFKNNNELATHWLTILCRKRVNKQKPILICDGPGSLPKILNVSNEVAKRISFIHINHYNPPYTLGSTIKENHRFIFERIDQLEALVILTHKQREDVEAEFGKHHNIFVLPNSQPINNLSVYKKDQNKVSMFTRLHFQKGIDRAIKMFKLVVEKNPDAKLEIYGSGSEEESLNTLIKEYSLENNVKLMGYSKDVRKEMAQSCLTILTSRYEAFGLSITESLEAATPVVSFDCNYGPSDVIKDSKTGFLIPDGDIKMMAEKVLFLLNNPDIAVEMGKNGRKDMIEAFSDEIILQKWENLIASI; this is translated from the coding sequence TTGAATTTAAAACCTAATATTTATATGGCAGTGTATGAGATAAATGATAAAAAAGGCGGAATGACCACCGCTATGCTTAATAGAAGTAAAATGTTTTATGACTCCGGATACGAAGCTGACATAGTTACTTTTGATTTTAATCCTGACTATGATAGCGTTCGAACTAAATTAATTAAATCTAAGAAAATGGATGAACGGACAAATATTCTTAACCTACATGAGGATCTTAAGAATGAAAATACAAAACGAAAATCTATTAATAAAAAGATTTATAATCAAAATGTTCCTTTGAAAGAAGCTAATAAACAAGAAGCTGTAGACTCTAACAATCCAAGTATTGTTAGATATTTTTCAAATGGAATTTATGAAAAATACAAAAAATATGATAAAAAAGGGAACCTTAAAGTTATTGATTTCTTTAATGAAACTAGACAACGAACAAAAAGAATTAAATTTAATTCTAATAAGAGTGTTCAAATAATATTTACATACGATCCCATTCACAATAAAGTGAATAGTGAACGTTATTATACAAATGATGGCTATTGTTATTTAGTAAAATGGTATAGTTCTAATTCTGAAAATCCAATCTCCATTTTCTTATTTGACAGAGAAACTAAAACTACCTATCAATTTAAAAACAACAATGAATTAGCAACACACTGGCTTACCATTTTATGTAGGAAAAGGGTAAATAAGCAGAAACCAATACTTATATGTGATGGACCTGGTAGTTTACCTAAAATTTTAAATGTTTCAAATGAGGTTGCTAAAAGAATATCTTTTATCCACATAAACCACTATAATCCTCCTTATACTTTGGGAAGCACCATAAAAGAAAATCATCGGTTTATTTTTGAAAGAATCGACCAATTGGAAGCTTTAGTTATTCTGACTCATAAACAAAGGGAAGATGTGGAGGCTGAATTCGGAAAGCACCATAATATATTTGTTTTACCTAATTCTCAGCCAATAAATAATCTATCTGTTTATAAAAAAGATCAAAATAAAGTAAGTATGTTTACTAGACTTCATTTTCAAAAAGGAATAGACCGTGCAATAAAAATGTTTAAGCTTGTGGTAGAAAAAAATCCAGATGCTAAATTAGAGATTTACGGAAGTGGATCCGAAGAAGAGAGTCTTAATACATTAATTAAGGAATATAGCCTAGAAAATAACGTTAAATTAATGGGATATTCTAAAGATGTTAGAAAAGAAATGGCGCAGTCTTGTTTAACCATTTTAACATCACGATACGAAGCATTTGGTCTATCTATCACTGAATCATTGGAAGCTGCAACCCCTGTCGTTTCCTTTGATTGTAATTATGGTCCCTCAGATGTCATTAAAGATAGCAAAACAGGTTTTCTTATTCCAGATGGAGATATAAAAATGATGGCAGAGAAAGTTCTTTTCCTTCTGAACAACCCAGATATCGCTGTTGAAATGGGGAAGAACGGTAGAAAAGATATGATTGAAGCATTTTCGGATGAAATTATTCTTCAAAAATGGGAAAACTTAATTGCATCAATTTGA
- a CDS encoding MATE family efflux transporter: MSVSTTKIQNQSLFNISWPLFIELALHMGMGVTATLMLSHYSDGAAAGVGVANQLLGIFILVFNVTSIAAMILIGQKLGANELNKARRFARSAVGLNFWFGIIIAVLVVVFGEHLLQLFDIRGEVLEYGLIFVRICGASLFLESLSLALSAVLRSHGFTKESMIVSILMNVISVVGYAISILGIFGLPITGVIGVSWTIVVARAFAVLILVYLVYKRIALTFSVKDFIKVNKQDIRDMLYIGIPSAGENLSYQFSQLMITAIVASFGDASLAARVYISNISMICYLFTLAIAEGTQLLVARYIGGKQFDRALKRGIKTLRLAMIVSLVAALVMAVIGQPILEIFTNNYEIIAIGLPILWAVVFTEPGRAMNIVLMSSLKSSGDVRFPVIIGIISMWGIAVTLSYALGITLGLGLLGVWLAQGMDEWFRGIFAFRRWKSKPWERVKVNRAMKEHA, encoded by the coding sequence TTGAGTGTTTCAACAACTAAAATACAAAATCAGTCTCTTTTTAATATATCTTGGCCATTGTTTATTGAACTTGCTTTACACATGGGGATGGGAGTTACCGCCACTTTAATGCTTAGCCATTATTCAGATGGTGCAGCCGCAGGAGTTGGGGTTGCCAATCAGCTTCTTGGAATTTTTATCCTTGTCTTTAATGTAACATCTATCGCTGCTATGATTTTGATTGGACAAAAACTTGGAGCTAATGAGCTTAACAAAGCGAGAAGGTTTGCCCGTTCTGCAGTTGGTCTTAACTTCTGGTTCGGCATAATAATCGCAGTCCTCGTTGTTGTCTTCGGTGAACATTTATTACAACTTTTTGATATACGCGGTGAAGTATTAGAATACGGATTAATATTTGTTCGTATATGCGGCGCATCCCTCTTCTTAGAATCTCTCTCACTTGCACTTAGTGCTGTATTAAGAAGCCATGGTTTTACAAAAGAATCCATGATCGTCAGTATTTTGATGAACGTGATAAGCGTGGTAGGCTATGCCATTAGTATTCTAGGAATTTTCGGCTTACCTATTACAGGTGTAATCGGGGTTTCCTGGACGATTGTTGTTGCTAGAGCATTTGCTGTTCTAATCTTGGTTTATCTTGTATATAAAAGAATTGCGTTAACTTTTTCAGTAAAAGATTTTATTAAGGTTAATAAACAAGACATCCGTGACATGTTATATATTGGAATTCCTTCCGCTGGAGAAAATTTATCCTATCAATTTTCTCAATTAATGATTACAGCCATTGTCGCTTCATTTGGAGATGCTTCCTTAGCGGCAAGAGTATATATTAGCAATATCTCGATGATCTGCTACTTATTTACTTTAGCTATTGCTGAAGGTACTCAGCTTCTTGTTGCTCGCTATATTGGCGGAAAGCAGTTTGACCGTGCCCTGAAACGTGGAATTAAGACACTTAGACTTGCCATGATTGTTTCGTTAGTAGCAGCATTAGTAATGGCAGTTATTGGTCAGCCAATTTTAGAGATATTTACAAATAACTATGAAATTATTGCGATCGGTTTGCCTATTTTATGGGCAGTTGTATTCACAGAACCTGGAAGAGCAATGAATATCGTATTAATGAGTTCCTTAAAATCTTCTGGAGATGTCCGCTTCCCTGTCATCATTGGAATTATTTCGATGTGGGGAATCGCCGTTACACTGAGCTACGCCTTAGGAATTACATTAGGATTAGGGTTACTCGGAGTTTGGCTTGCGCAAGGAATGGATGAATGGTTCAGAGGCATATTCGCCTTTAGACGCTGGAAATCTAAGCCTTGGGAAAGAGTGAAGGTTAATCGCGCGATGAAGGAGCATGCATAA
- a CDS encoding sugar phosphate isomerase/epimerase family protein: MSEIYIPLNSLFAEKITMKDLLQAISIVGKSKASGIEIRRELLKEKDLLSVLQNIQPILHKTNLTTVYSAPIPVWNSNGFVNEQALQTIFEESYCISAKWIKLPLGHYMEEQSDLQSLGKILKKHPNVSLLVENDQTLEGGKIQPLAAFFENASKLELPVKMTFDIGNWTFQNEDAYEAFQIFQPYIFYLHLKHVCKEDNHFFTVSLPLEQNAYWRQLDQWIPASIPRALEFSLESSLEEINKYIDIVEANQGRENSHAFH; this comes from the coding sequence ATGTCAGAAATATATATTCCTCTAAATTCTTTATTTGCTGAAAAAATAACAATGAAAGACTTACTTCAAGCCATTTCTATTGTTGGAAAATCAAAAGCATCCGGAATAGAAATTAGAAGAGAATTATTAAAGGAAAAGGATTTACTATCTGTCTTACAAAATATACAACCTATTCTTCACAAAACTAACTTAACTACCGTTTATTCCGCACCTATTCCCGTTTGGAATAGCAATGGCTTCGTAAACGAACAGGCACTTCAAACTATCTTTGAAGAAAGTTACTGCATCTCGGCAAAATGGATAAAGCTTCCTTTGGGTCATTATATGGAAGAGCAATCAGATCTCCAATCATTAGGGAAGATTTTGAAGAAGCATCCAAATGTCTCTTTATTAGTAGAAAATGACCAGACGTTAGAAGGCGGAAAAATACAGCCACTAGCGGCCTTTTTTGAAAACGCTTCTAAATTAGAATTGCCTGTGAAAATGACATTTGATATTGGTAATTGGACTTTTCAAAACGAAGACGCTTATGAAGCTTTTCAAATTTTCCAACCTTATATTTTCTATCTTCATTTGAAGCATGTATGTAAAGAGGATAATCATTTTTTTACCGTGTCTTTACCACTTGAACAAAACGCTTATTGGCGACAGCTAGATCAATGGATTCCAGCCTCCATTCCGAGAGCATTGGAGTTTTCCTTGGAGAGCTCATTAGAGGAAATAAACAAGTATATAGATATTGTCGAAGCAAATCAGGGGAGGGAAAATTCACATGCATTCCATTGA
- a CDS encoding sugar kinase: MHSIDVITFGEAMAMFIADSCGPLQEINHFTMELAGAETNVAIGLAKLGYNASFVSKVGADAFGKFIMEKLQKHQVQVDQIITDTQFPTGFQLKSRVTEGDPEVQYFRKGSAASHLAISDFSEHYFQKAKHLHMTGIPLALSSDTRNFAQHALSFFKNKAKKISFDPNLRPRLWNSEKEMVDTINFFAKQANYVLPGLEEGCKLTGFKTPSDIASYYLDAGVELVIIKLGEQGAYFKSSKQEGIINGYPVEKVIDTVGAGDGFAVGVISGLLEGLPVEESVQRGNAIGALAVQSLGDNTGYPDMQELMHFINNQSQRSVRI; this comes from the coding sequence ATGCATTCCATTGATGTTATTACATTTGGTGAGGCAATGGCTATGTTCATTGCGGATTCTTGTGGTCCATTACAAGAGATAAATCATTTTACAATGGAGCTTGCGGGTGCGGAAACAAATGTAGCAATCGGCTTAGCCAAATTAGGATACAATGCAAGCTTTGTAAGTAAAGTAGGTGCAGATGCCTTTGGAAAATTTATTATGGAGAAATTACAGAAGCATCAAGTTCAAGTAGATCAAATCATAACAGATACTCAGTTTCCAACAGGATTTCAATTAAAATCACGTGTAACAGAAGGAGATCCAGAAGTTCAATACTTTCGAAAAGGCTCCGCTGCGAGCCATTTAGCTATCTCAGATTTTAGTGAGCACTATTTCCAAAAGGCAAAACACTTGCATATGACAGGTATCCCATTAGCGCTTTCTTCTGATACTAGAAATTTTGCCCAGCATGCGTTAAGCTTTTTTAAAAACAAAGCTAAAAAGATTTCTTTTGATCCAAATCTAAGACCAAGGCTCTGGAATTCCGAAAAGGAGATGGTTGATACTATTAACTTCTTTGCTAAACAAGCCAACTATGTATTACCTGGATTAGAAGAAGGCTGCAAACTAACCGGCTTTAAAACCCCTAGTGATATTGCCTCCTACTACTTGGATGCTGGAGTGGAATTAGTCATTATAAAGCTAGGGGAACAGGGTGCCTACTTTAAATCATCGAAACAAGAAGGCATAATAAATGGCTATCCGGTAGAAAAAGTAATCGATACCGTCGGTGCAGGTGACGGTTTTGCTGTTGGTGTAATAAGCGGTTTATTAGAAGGTCTTCCTGTAGAAGAGTCTGTTCAACGAGGGAATGCAATCGGCGCATTAGCTGTTCAATCTCTTGGTGACAATACTGGATATCCAGATATGCAAGAACTTATGCATTTTATAAACAATCAATCTCAAAGGAGTGTAAGAATATGA
- a CDS encoding MFS transporter encodes MNTLSKKRWIRLIPIVFITYSLAYLDRANYSFGAAGGLAEDLNITAATSSLLGALFFLGYFFFQIPGAHYAENKSAKKLIFWSLILWGFLATATGLISNVKILFVIRFSLGVVESAVMPAMLVFLSHWFTKAERSRANTFLILGNPATVLWMSIVSGYILESLGWRWMFILEGLPAVIWAFLWWKLVNDHPKDAKWLDNEEKAAINKALLEEQKELKPVKDYKEAFKSKTVILLSLQYALWSIGVYGFVMWLPTIINSAPNASIVTTGWLASIPYVLACVLMLAVSYFSDKYQNRKLFVYPFLLIGAICFYGSYLIGTSNFWLSFILLSIAGGAMYAPYGPFFAIIPEILPRNVSGGAMALINSMGALGSFAGAYIVGYLNDVTGGFGASYNFMAIALLLSAILTIIATKKEKNVLEKKTKLTQRPLHD; translated from the coding sequence ATGAATACCCTTTCTAAAAAAAGATGGATTCGCCTTATCCCGATTGTTTTTATTACCTATAGCCTAGCTTATTTAGACAGAGCGAATTATAGCTTTGGAGCTGCCGGTGGCTTAGCGGAGGATCTAAATATTACTGCAGCTACCTCTTCCCTGCTTGGTGCATTATTCTTTTTAGGCTACTTCTTCTTCCAAATACCAGGAGCTCATTACGCGGAGAATAAGAGTGCAAAAAAGCTAATATTTTGGTCACTAATTCTGTGGGGCTTCTTAGCAACTGCAACTGGCCTTATTTCAAATGTAAAAATATTATTCGTTATCCGTTTTAGCTTAGGGGTAGTGGAAAGTGCCGTTATGCCTGCTATGTTAGTATTTTTAAGTCATTGGTTTACAAAAGCAGAACGTTCTCGAGCAAATACCTTTTTAATTCTAGGAAATCCTGCTACTGTTTTATGGATGAGTATTGTATCTGGCTATATTCTTGAATCCCTTGGCTGGAGATGGATGTTTATTTTAGAAGGATTACCTGCAGTTATATGGGCATTTTTATGGTGGAAGCTAGTTAATGATCATCCAAAAGATGCAAAATGGCTGGACAATGAGGAAAAAGCAGCCATTAACAAAGCATTATTAGAAGAACAAAAAGAGTTAAAACCTGTAAAGGATTATAAAGAAGCCTTTAAATCGAAGACTGTTATTCTTCTTAGTCTTCAATATGCACTTTGGAGTATTGGTGTATATGGTTTTGTTATGTGGCTTCCTACTATTATCAATTCCGCTCCAAATGCTAGTATTGTTACAACTGGTTGGCTGGCGTCCATTCCTTATGTATTAGCATGTGTTCTTATGTTAGCGGTTTCCTACTTCTCTGATAAATACCAAAATCGTAAGCTATTTGTTTATCCGTTTCTTTTAATAGGTGCCATCTGCTTCTATGGATCCTATTTAATTGGCACAAGCAATTTCTGGTTATCCTTTATTCTCCTTTCTATTGCTGGAGGAGCAATGTATGCCCCTTATGGTCCGTTCTTTGCCATTATTCCAGAAATACTTCCTAGAAATGTCTCTGGTGGTGCGATGGCTTTGATCAACAGTATGGGTGCACTAGGTTCTTTTGCTGGAGCCTATATCGTTGGCTATTTAAATGATGTAACAGGCGGCTTTGGAGCTTCCTATAATTTCATGGCCATTGCCTTATTATTGTCGGCTATCTTAACAATCATTGCGACAAAAAAAGAAAAAAATGTATTGGAAAAGAAAACAAAATTAACACAACGACCATTACACGACTAA
- a CDS encoding LacI family DNA-binding transcriptional regulator, which yields MAKVTMADVAKYAGVSKSTVSQYINKRYEYMGEDTREKIKCAIEELGYHPNYIARSLKQKKTSMIGIIVADIVHRFSTEICRSIEDYCFEHDYQAIICNADNNPTKERTYIETLRAKQVDGLIIFPTGQNTAIYAKMIEEGYPVVFMDRDLPEIEAPFILSTNVESSFQATQLFLENGHTNIAILTQPLTISTRKERIEGYKKALQAYSIDIHEEYIISSEIANVKTALSQLFQKEKQPTAILAGNDLVFLETLAFLQENQLRVPEDVSLIVFDNFPFAHLSNPPVTMIAQPAFEMGRKATEVLLREINKEPYQKEKIIYPCELIVRQSSIKKIQ from the coding sequence ATGGCGAAAGTAACCATGGCAGATGTAGCAAAATATGCGGGAGTTTCCAAGAGCACCGTTTCCCAATATATCAATAAGCGTTATGAATATATGGGAGAAGACACAAGAGAAAAAATTAAGTGTGCTATTGAAGAACTAGGTTATCATCCCAATTATATTGCTCGGAGCCTTAAACAAAAGAAGACTTCTATGATTGGAATTATTGTAGCTGATATTGTGCATCGTTTTTCGACCGAAATCTGCCGTTCCATTGAAGATTATTGCTTTGAGCATGACTATCAGGCGATTATATGTAATGCTGACAATAATCCTACGAAGGAAAGAACGTATATAGAAACATTGCGTGCGAAACAGGTGGATGGTCTTATTATTTTTCCAACAGGGCAAAATACGGCTATTTATGCAAAAATGATAGAAGAAGGCTACCCAGTTGTATTTATGGATAGAGATTTACCAGAAATAGAAGCTCCCTTTATCCTTTCCACAAACGTGGAATCGAGCTTTCAAGCTACCCAGTTATTCTTAGAAAATGGACATACGAATATTGCCATTTTGACGCAGCCATTAACTATTTCTACAAGAAAGGAAAGAATTGAGGGGTATAAAAAGGCTTTGCAAGCATACTCGATAGACATTCATGAAGAATATATTATTAGTTCCGAAATAGCAAATGTGAAAACAGCATTGTCTCAGCTTTTTCAGAAGGAAAAGCAACCGACTGCTATCTTAGCTGGAAATGATTTAGTGTTCTTAGAGACTTTAGCTTTTTTACAGGAAAATCAACTTCGCGTTCCTGAAGATGTCTCCCTTATAGTATTCGATAATTTCCCTTTTGCCCATCTTTCCAATCCACCAGTAACAATGATTGCACAGCCAGCTTTTGAAATGGGAAGAAAAGCTACCGAGGTACTTCTAAGAGAAATCAATAAGGAACCCTATCAAAAGGAAAAAATTATATATCCATGTGAACTGATTGTGAGACAATCATCAATCAAAAAAATCCAATAA
- the hxlA gene encoding 3-hexulose-6-phosphate synthase: MKIQLALDRLTIPEAIRLTRLVESDIDWIEVGTSLIKEFGMESVREIKKAFPHKTILADTKTMDNAKYEGEISFTAGADIITVMGNAPKVTIETCLEMARIHQKRVMIDLLNTSSEQLKSLLTMKDAIFCLHISKDEQELSGKNEWKNNEISAADPAPMHTIAAAGGITIDSLPKLLAGGIDIAIIGSAITKAANPSEAAKQFKQLAKGGVIINE, translated from the coding sequence ATGAAAATTCAATTAGCTTTAGATCGATTAACGATTCCTGAAGCAATACGATTAACCCGTTTAGTAGAATCTGATATTGATTGGATTGAAGTCGGAACCTCACTAATCAAAGAGTTTGGTATGGAAAGTGTTCGAGAAATCAAAAAAGCATTTCCTCATAAAACGATTCTTGCTGATACAAAAACAATGGATAATGCAAAATATGAAGGGGAGATTAGCTTCACTGCTGGTGCTGATATTATCACCGTTATGGGAAATGCCCCAAAAGTAACCATTGAAACCTGTCTAGAAATGGCTAGAATCCATCAAAAAAGAGTGATGATTGATTTATTAAATACATCCAGTGAACAGCTGAAGTCTCTTCTCACGATGAAGGATGCTATTTTCTGCTTACATATCAGTAAGGATGAACAAGAATTAAGTGGTAAAAACGAATGGAAAAATAATGAAATTTCAGCGGCAGATCCAGCTCCTATGCACACAATTGCAGCGGCAGGAGGAATAACCATCGATTCCTTACCAAAGCTTCTTGCAGGTGGAATCGATATAGCCATTATTGGCTCTGCTATTACGAAGGCCGCCAACCCATCAGAGGCGGCAAAACAATTTAAACAATTAGCAAAAGGTGGCGTTATTATCAATGAGTAA
- the hxlB gene encoding 6-phospho-3-hexuloisomerase has protein sequence MSKLTAIQKEIQVVLSQVNENLLIDAASLIRGKKRIFVVGEGRSGLMAKSFAMRLMHLGATVYVVGETITPSISNEDILIAISGSGKTKSVIWTAETANKLGCSVLVLTTDPSSPLVEEATDTICIPASTKYRKATETKSIQPLGSLFDQCAHIVFDTICLNFAELNEIGFEEAFKRHSNME, from the coding sequence ATGAGTAAGCTTACTGCTATTCAAAAAGAAATTCAAGTCGTTTTGTCACAGGTCAATGAAAACTTATTAATCGATGCAGCCTCTTTGATCAGAGGAAAAAAGAGAATTTTTGTTGTCGGAGAAGGAAGATCTGGCTTAATGGCCAAATCCTTTGCAATGAGATTAATGCATTTAGGCGCAACCGTATATGTAGTGGGAGAAACCATTACCCCTTCTATTTCCAACGAAGACATTTTAATCGCTATCTCTGGTTCTGGTAAAACAAAATCTGTCATATGGACGGCTGAAACAGCCAACAAACTAGGTTGCAGTGTTTTAGTCTTAACTACTGATCCCAGCTCTCCGCTTGTGGAAGAAGCAACTGATACAATCTGTATTCCAGCAAGCACAAAATATCGGAAGGCAACAGAAACGAAATCCATACAGCCCTTAGGCTCTTTATTTGATCAATGTGCCCATATTGTCTTTGATACCATTTGTCTAAACTTTGCTGAACTGAATGAGATTGGATTTGAGGAAGCTTTTAAGCGTCATAGTAATATGGAATAG
- a CDS encoding CPBP family intramembrane glutamic endopeptidase gives MKLKKYITITFLFSYFSWGIVIIYTQILNTSFNTSILPIIFYILGVISPAISAVIINKNLDSKEEFKFFIKNSSTPPKKISEYFFIFVVTVLFQLIPFYLIGGEQTGTLLLLLLQFPIYIVIGGLEEIGWRGLMLPELEKRLSLFISTLVIGVVWSLWHLPLFFIMGTYQYEFLNFFTFTLNTISFSFVLSVIFYKTKSIFLCIITHALLNSLSAVFIIKESLAAELIILLLSLLLFVLITSPYRKSQ, from the coding sequence ATGAAGCTAAAAAAATACATAACAATAACCTTTTTGTTTTCCTATTTTTCATGGGGGATAGTTATTATATATACTCAAATACTCAATACTTCCTTTAATACCTCTATCCTTCCAATTATATTTTATATCTTAGGGGTCATAAGTCCGGCCATTTCTGCTGTTATCATTAATAAAAACTTAGACTCCAAAGAAGAATTTAAATTCTTTATTAAAAATAGTAGCACTCCTCCAAAGAAAATCAGTGAGTATTTTTTCATTTTTGTTGTTACAGTATTGTTCCAGCTAATCCCTTTTTATCTAATCGGTGGTGAACAGACGGGAACATTGCTACTTTTATTATTACAATTTCCAATCTATATTGTAATTGGTGGACTAGAAGAAATAGGCTGGCGCGGCCTTATGCTACCTGAATTAGAAAAAAGATTATCCCTTTTTATCAGCACATTAGTAATCGGAGTAGTCTGGAGTCTTTGGCACTTACCCTTGTTTTTCATCATGGGAACGTATCAATATGAGTTTTTAAACTTTTTTACATTTACCTTAAACACTATTTCTTTTTCCTTTGTATTATCGGTCATCTTCTATAAAACAAAAAGTATCTTCCTATGTATCATTACACATGCACTTTTGAATAGCTTATCTGCCGTGTTTATCATAAAAGAATCATTAGCTGCTGAGCTAATAATCCTTTTGTTGTCACTACTATTATTTGTCCTTATCACTTCACCATATAGAAAATCACAATAA
- a CDS encoding LacI family DNA-binding transcriptional regulator, translating into MATLSDVAKKANVSKMTVSRVLNHPEQVTDELKQLVYQAMQELNYVPNYAARALVNNRTQVIKLLILEEMDTVEPYYMNLLTGMSRELDKNHYSLQLVTRTSLNIGKCDGIIVTGMREPDYPFIGKLAIPVVLFGENLHGYDFVDVDNKKGTYVTTKHILELGYEQLVFIGIDEEEPFEQLREAGFMEALAEIHAEGVILRVKNSSREAEAKVSDFLTKKKGQVGFVCASDRIATGVIRAIQKTGKSVPEDYVVTGFDGVFLDRISSPTITTIKQPLMEMGEACARMLLKKINERNKNQGKHIFEPKLIVRGSTVLEE; encoded by the coding sequence TTGGCAACACTTTCAGATGTGGCAAAGAAAGCAAATGTCTCGAAAATGACTGTATCAAGAGTATTAAACCATCCAGAGCAAGTGACAGATGAATTAAAGCAGCTAGTATATCAAGCAATGCAGGAGTTAAATTATGTCCCTAATTATGCAGCAAGGGCTTTGGTTAATAATCGAACACAAGTGATAAAATTATTAATTTTAGAGGAAATGGACACGGTTGAACCTTATTATATGAATTTATTAACAGGTATGAGCCGAGAACTGGATAAGAATCATTATTCCTTGCAGCTTGTAACAAGGACGTCACTTAATATAGGAAAATGTGATGGTATTATTGTTACAGGGATGAGGGAGCCCGATTATCCTTTTATCGGAAAATTAGCAATTCCAGTCGTCTTATTTGGCGAGAATTTGCATGGATACGACTTTGTTGATGTGGATAATAAAAAAGGTACCTATGTTACGACAAAACATATTTTAGAATTAGGATATGAACAGCTTGTTTTTATTGGAATTGACGAGGAAGAGCCCTTTGAACAGCTTCGTGAGGCCGGATTTATGGAAGCACTCGCCGAAATACATGCAGAAGGGGTAATTTTAAGAGTGAAAAACAGCTCAAGAGAGGCAGAGGCAAAAGTATCCGATTTCTTAACGAAGAAAAAGGGGCAAGTTGGATTTGTTTGCGCTTCTGATCGTATTGCTACAGGTGTGATTCGTGCAATACAGAAGACTGGAAAAAGTGTGCCAGAAGATTATGTTGTAACCGGATTTGACGGTGTATTTTTAGATAGAATTTCTTCTCCTACAATCACAACAATCAAACAGCCGTTAATGGAAATGGGCGAAGCTTGTGCCCGTATGCTTCTAAAGAAAATAAATGAACGAAATAAAAATCAAGGGAAACATATTTTTGAACCGAAGCTTATTGTTCGAGGATCGACTGTTCTTGAAGAGTAG